The following are encoded together in the Astyanax mexicanus isolate ESR-SI-001 chromosome 8, AstMex3_surface, whole genome shotgun sequence genome:
- the puf60a gene encoding poly(U)-binding-splicing factor PUF60a isoform X2 — protein sequence MENGQSTASKLGLPPLTPEQQEALQKAKKYAMEQSIKSVLVKQTLAHQQQQQLNNLQLPNSLQMASLTMAGFGDPLSPLQSVAAQRQRALAIMCRVYVGSIYYELGEDTIRQAFAPFGPIKSIDMSWDSVTLKHKGFAFVEYEVPEAAQLALEQMNSVMLGGRNIKVGRPSNIGQAQPIIDQLAEEARAFNRIYVASVHPDLSDEDIKSVFEAFGRIKSCTLARDPTTGKHKGYGFIEYDKAQSAQDAVSSMNLFDLGGQYLRVGKAVTPPIPLLTPATPGGLPPAAAVAAAAATAKITAQEAVAGASILGAMTAGSVTLPQQLSGLPQAVMAAQAPGVITGVTPARPVLPQVGLVNPVLASPPVISAAVAAAQEAKKEKEKEEEEAAQDGTGQEMLSEQEHMSISGSSARHMVMQKLLRKQESTVMVLRNMVGPEDIDDDLEGEVTEECGKFGAVNRVIIYQEKQGEEEDAEVIVKIFVEFSAASEMNKAIQALNNRWFGGRKVIAEVYDQERFDNSDLSA from the exons ATGGAGAATGGACAGAGCACAGCCTCAAAGCTTGGCCTGCCGCCTCTCACCCCTGAGCAGCAGGAGGCGCTGCAAAAG GCGAAAAAGTATGCCATGGAACAAAGCATCAAGAGCGTCCTGGTCAAACAGACGCTTgcccatcagcagcagcagcagctaaatAACCTTCAG CTCCCTAATTCCCTTCAGATGGCATCTTTAACCATGGCTGGATTTGGAGATCCTCTTTCACCCCTACAGTCT GTTGCGGCACAGAGGCAGCGGGCGCTGGCCATAATGTGCCGTGTTTACGTAGGCTCAATATACTATGAGCTTGGAGAAGACACCATTAGACAGGCCTTTGCTCCGTTTGGGCCTATCAAGAGCATTGACATGTCCTGGGATTCAGTTACACTGAAGCACAAG GGTTTTGCATTTGTAGAGTATGAGGTGCCAGAGGCAGCACAGCTGGCTTTAGAACAGATGAACTCTGTCATGCTAGGGGGAAGGAACATCAAG GTGGGAAGGCCAAGCAATATTGGTCAAGCCCAACCAATCATAGACCAGCTAGCAGAAGAAGCTCGAGCTTTCAACCGCATCTACGTAGCATCTGTACACCCAGACCTGTCAGATGAGGACATCAAGAGTGTTTTTGAAGCCTTTGGCAGAATCAAGTCCTGTACGCTTGCACGGGATCCTACGACAGGAAAACACAAGGGCTACGGCTTCATAG AATACGACAAGGCCCAGTCGGCACAGGATGCCGTTTCTTCAATGAACCTCTTCGACCTTGGTGGTCAGTACCTGCGAGTAGGCAAAGCGGTCACACCTCCCATCCCCCTGCTGACGCCGGCCACACCCGGTGGCCTGCCTCCTGCAGCCGCAGTAGCGGCTGCTGCAGCAACAGCCAAAATCACTGCTCAG GAAGCGGTAGCGGGCGCATCAATCCTAGGGGCGATGACCGCGGGCTCTGTGACATTACCCCAGCAACTAAGTGGCCTACCTCAGGCCGTCATGGCAGCCCAAGCACCAGGGGTCATTACAG GCGTGACTCCCGCTCGGCCCGTTCTGCCCCAGGTGGGTCTGGTAAACCCAGTGCTGGCCTCTCCGCCGGTGATTTCTGCTGCAGTGGCTGCTGCCCAGGAGGCcaagaaggaaaaagaaaaggaggaggaagaagcTGCTCAAGACGGCACGGGTCAAGAGATGCTCAGTGAACAGGAGCATATGAGCATCTCCGGCAGCAGCGCCAGACATATGGTCATGCAAAAACTGCTGAGAAAGCAGGAG TCGACAGTTATGGTGCTCAGAAATATGGTTGGGCCAGAGGATATAGATGACGACCTGGAGGGCGAAGTAACGGAAGAATGTGGCAAGTTTGGAGCAGTCAACAGAGTGATTATTTACCAGGAGAAGCAGGGCGAAGAGGAGGATGCTGAGGTCATTGTAAAAATCTTTGTGGAGTTTTCAGCAGCGTCTGAGATGAACAAGGCCATTCAGGCCCTCAATAATCGCTGGTTTGGAGGTCGTAAGGTTATTGCAGAGGTGTACGATCAGGAGCGGTTTGACAACAGCGACCTCTCTGCATAG
- the puf60a gene encoding poly(U)-binding-splicing factor PUF60a isoform X1 has protein sequence MENGQSTASKLGLPPLTPEQQEALQKAKKYAMEQSIKSVLVKQTLAHQQQQQLNNLQLPNSLQMASLTMAGFGDPLSPLQSVAAQRQRALAIMCRVYVGSIYYELGEDTIRQAFAPFGPIKSIDMSWDSVTLKHKGFAFVEYEVPEAAQLALEQMNSVMLGGRNIKVGRPSNIGQAQPIIDQLAEEARAFNRIYVASVHPDLSDEDIKSVFEAFGRIKSCTLARDPTTGKHKGYGFIEYDKAQSAQDAVSSMNLFDLGGQYLRVGKAVTPPIPLLTPATPGGLPPAAAVAAAAATAKITAQMAWNLSTPENRTEDFLNCLEAVAGASILGAMTAGSVTLPQQLSGLPQAVMAAQAPGVITGVTPARPVLPQVGLVNPVLASPPVISAAVAAAQEAKKEKEKEEEEAAQDGTGQEMLSEQEHMSISGSSARHMVMQKLLRKQESTVMVLRNMVGPEDIDDDLEGEVTEECGKFGAVNRVIIYQEKQGEEEDAEVIVKIFVEFSAASEMNKAIQALNNRWFGGRKVIAEVYDQERFDNSDLSA, from the exons ATGGAGAATGGACAGAGCACAGCCTCAAAGCTTGGCCTGCCGCCTCTCACCCCTGAGCAGCAGGAGGCGCTGCAAAAG GCGAAAAAGTATGCCATGGAACAAAGCATCAAGAGCGTCCTGGTCAAACAGACGCTTgcccatcagcagcagcagcagctaaatAACCTTCAG CTCCCTAATTCCCTTCAGATGGCATCTTTAACCATGGCTGGATTTGGAGATCCTCTTTCACCCCTACAGTCT GTTGCGGCACAGAGGCAGCGGGCGCTGGCCATAATGTGCCGTGTTTACGTAGGCTCAATATACTATGAGCTTGGAGAAGACACCATTAGACAGGCCTTTGCTCCGTTTGGGCCTATCAAGAGCATTGACATGTCCTGGGATTCAGTTACACTGAAGCACAAG GGTTTTGCATTTGTAGAGTATGAGGTGCCAGAGGCAGCACAGCTGGCTTTAGAACAGATGAACTCTGTCATGCTAGGGGGAAGGAACATCAAG GTGGGAAGGCCAAGCAATATTGGTCAAGCCCAACCAATCATAGACCAGCTAGCAGAAGAAGCTCGAGCTTTCAACCGCATCTACGTAGCATCTGTACACCCAGACCTGTCAGATGAGGACATCAAGAGTGTTTTTGAAGCCTTTGGCAGAATCAAGTCCTGTACGCTTGCACGGGATCCTACGACAGGAAAACACAAGGGCTACGGCTTCATAG AATACGACAAGGCCCAGTCGGCACAGGATGCCGTTTCTTCAATGAACCTCTTCGACCTTGGTGGTCAGTACCTGCGAGTAGGCAAAGCGGTCACACCTCCCATCCCCCTGCTGACGCCGGCCACACCCGGTGGCCTGCCTCCTGCAGCCGCAGTAGCGGCTGCTGCAGCAACAGCCAAAATCACTGCTCAG ATGGCATGGAATCTTTCCACTCCGGAGAATCGGACAGAAGACTTCCTCAACTGTCTG GAAGCGGTAGCGGGCGCATCAATCCTAGGGGCGATGACCGCGGGCTCTGTGACATTACCCCAGCAACTAAGTGGCCTACCTCAGGCCGTCATGGCAGCCCAAGCACCAGGGGTCATTACAG GCGTGACTCCCGCTCGGCCCGTTCTGCCCCAGGTGGGTCTGGTAAACCCAGTGCTGGCCTCTCCGCCGGTGATTTCTGCTGCAGTGGCTGCTGCCCAGGAGGCcaagaaggaaaaagaaaaggaggaggaagaagcTGCTCAAGACGGCACGGGTCAAGAGATGCTCAGTGAACAGGAGCATATGAGCATCTCCGGCAGCAGCGCCAGACATATGGTCATGCAAAAACTGCTGAGAAAGCAGGAG TCGACAGTTATGGTGCTCAGAAATATGGTTGGGCCAGAGGATATAGATGACGACCTGGAGGGCGAAGTAACGGAAGAATGTGGCAAGTTTGGAGCAGTCAACAGAGTGATTATTTACCAGGAGAAGCAGGGCGAAGAGGAGGATGCTGAGGTCATTGTAAAAATCTTTGTGGAGTTTTCAGCAGCGTCTGAGATGAACAAGGCCATTCAGGCCCTCAATAATCGCTGGTTTGGAGGTCGTAAGGTTATTGCAGAGGTGTACGATCAGGAGCGGTTTGACAACAGCGACCTCTCTGCATAG